The following proteins come from a genomic window of Lolium rigidum isolate FL_2022 chromosome 5, APGP_CSIRO_Lrig_0.1, whole genome shotgun sequence:
- the LOC124654395 gene encoding oryzain alpha chain-like: protein MRGSTALMAALLLLLVSLAAADIPIPAADILMPHREKSEEEMRLIFVEWKAKMGKTYSSAGEEERRYATFKDSLRRIDQHNAAGIHSYRLGLNNFSDLTQEEFSATPCLVIQSVHDKDKAAWRLIIYMLFVCGFFIVYFIWTNWLASGWGRLFVLQRKSLLN, encoded by the coding sequence ATGAGGGGCTCCACGGCTCTCAtggcggcgctgctgctgctgctggtgtcgCTGGCGGCGGCCGACATCCCCATACCGGCGGCGGATATCCTCATGCCGCACAGGGAAAAGAGCGAGGAGGAGATGCGGCTGATCTTCGTGGAGTGGAAGGCTAAGATGGGGAAGACCTACAGCTctgccggcgaggaggagcgccGTTACGCGACGTTCAAGGACTCGCTGCGCCGAATCGACCAGCATAACGCCGCCGGGATCCACTCGTACCGCCTGGGGCTCAACAATTTCTCCGATCTCACCCAGGAGGAGTTCAGCGCTACTCCCTGCCTAGTTATTCAGTCAGTTCACGACAAGGACAAGGCAGCGTGGAGGTTGATTATATACATGCTGTTTGTTTGTGGTTTCTTCATTGTTTATTTCATTTGGACCAACTGGCTGGCCTCTGGGTGGGGAAGACTCTTTGTGCTTCAACGTAAGTCCTTGCTGAACTAA
- the LOC124657386 gene encoding uncharacterized protein LOC124657386, with amino-acid sequence MARRNGMVVAARLGWCCLLVVALALGAMGQPPPSPRNEDNTPPPPNPGNGDDPWGGGDGYDPPPPPPDNYWTFDDGHPRTEVKSYANGQPYRADYSKPNKIYTCNDDWGKKCIAQCPDLCPKSCYMSCSDCETTCRCVVFPGTSCGDPSFTGGDGVTFYFHGRRDHDFCLVSDTDLHINAHFIGNHNPANDRTFTWIQALGITFGDHSLYVGARKAVEWDEDEDHIEITLDGEPVNIDTANNARWVSKVLPDLSVKRIDTVNSVKVDLAGVFSISASAVPISDEDSKTHSYGKTMKDSLVHLDLRFKFHSLTNNVDGVLGQTYRMDYVNKMNVTARMPIMGGAPKYISSGGLFSTDCAVSKFHRNVGGSHVLASAA; translated from the exons ATGGCCAGGCGCAATGGCATGGTGGTGGCGGCTCGGCTAGGCTGGTGCTGCCTCCTGGTGGTGGCGCTTGCGCTAGGCGCCATGGGTCAGCCTCCGCCTTCTCCCCGGAATGAGGACaacactcctcctcctcccaatCCCGGGAACGGGGATGATCCCTGGGGCGGCGGGGACGGATacgaccctcctcctcctccccctgacAACTACTGGACCTTCGACGACGGGCATCCTCGGACCGAGGTCAAGTCCTACGCCAACGGCCAGCCCTACCGCGCTGACTACAGCAAGCCAAACAAAATCTATACATGTAACGATGACTGGGGTAAAAAGTGCATCGCACAGTGCCCGGATCTCTGCCCCAAGTCCTGCTACATGTCTTGCAGCGATTGCGAGACGACATGCA GGTGTGTAGTATTCCCGGGAACATCGTGTGGTGACCCTAGCTTcaccggcggtgacggcgtcaccTTCTACTTCCACGGCAGGAGGGACCACGACTTCTGCCTCGTCTCCGACACCGATCTCCACATCAATGCACACTTCATCGGCAACCATAACCCCGCCAACGACCGTACCTTCACGTGGATACAGGCCCTCGGCATCACCTTCGGCGACCACAGCCTCTACGTTGGTGCTCGTAAGGCCGTCGAGTGGGATGAGGACGAGGACCACATCGAGATCACCCTCGACGGCGAGCCTGTAAACATAGACACCGCCAACAACGCTCGGTGGGTGTCCAAGGTCCTTCCTGATCTATCCGTGAAGCGCATAGACACTGTCAACTCTGTCAAGGTGGACCTCGCCGGTGTGTTTAGCATCTCTGCCAGCGCCGTGCCAATCAGCGATGAGGACTCTAAGACCCACAGCTACGGCAAGACCATGAAGGACAGCCTCGTGCACCTTGACCTTCGCTTCAAATTCCATTCTCTCACGAACAATGTCGATGGTGTCCTTGGCCAGACCTACCGGATGGACTACGTCAACAAGATGAACGTCACTGCCAGGATGCCAATAATGGGTGGGGCGCCAAAGTACATCTCATCTGGCGGGCTCTTCTCCACCGATTGTGCCGTCTCCAAGTTCCACCGCAACGTTGGTGGTAGCCATGTCCTTGCATCGGCAGCGTAA